From a region of the Listeria monocytogenes ATCC 19117 genome:
- a CDS encoding CAP domain-containing protein: MKFIMRVAVLLIICLFIGYNTDLFFSKSVEKNTAEDTATKSNFPDNKKTTNENPKQVQDSSSLARFINKNVSELKKEFGDPVRVDKTAYGYDNYIYSQPGTSYMQVGVTKNIVQTIYALGQDLNVMPYTIGMSTEKVFTDANLQSEISFNYKDSYYKFELSEEDLNARPIVNIGSGVYAQLNFDKFKSKLISVRYLNKLSFVKMRPYELSYQGEIYEEKLTPADWNAIDDASSKQVLEITNVIRDRYGIEEVAWDESVAKVAYGHSVDMKKNDYFDHTSPTQGDLSKRLSKGDVKYTKAGENIAYNYVDSAAAVEGWLNSKGHRENLLDGSYTYMGAGTYRKYYTQNFIIK; the protein is encoded by the coding sequence GTGAAGTTTATAATGCGAGTAGCTGTGCTATTAATCATTTGCCTGTTCATTGGATACAACACAGATCTTTTTTTTAGTAAATCAGTAGAGAAAAATACAGCCGAAGATACGGCAACAAAGTCTAATTTTCCTGATAATAAAAAAACAACGAATGAAAATCCGAAACAAGTGCAAGATAGTTCCAGCTTGGCAAGATTTATTAATAAAAACGTAAGTGAATTAAAGAAAGAGTTTGGGGACCCGGTGCGTGTAGACAAAACAGCATACGGTTACGATAATTACATTTATAGTCAACCAGGAACAAGCTATATGCAAGTAGGTGTAACAAAAAATATCGTGCAAACCATTTATGCGCTAGGACAAGATTTAAATGTCATGCCATATACGATTGGTATGTCCACTGAAAAAGTATTTACCGATGCCAATTTGCAATCGGAAATATCCTTCAACTATAAAGACAGCTATTATAAATTCGAACTTTCTGAGGAAGACTTAAATGCCCGTCCGATTGTTAACATTGGAAGTGGCGTTTATGCGCAACTTAATTTCGATAAATTTAAGTCAAAACTGATTAGTGTTCGTTACCTCAATAAATTATCCTTCGTCAAAATGCGCCCCTATGAATTATCTTACCAAGGTGAAATTTATGAAGAAAAGTTGACGCCAGCAGATTGGAATGCAATTGATGATGCTTCTAGTAAACAAGTGCTAGAAATCACTAATGTTATTCGTGATCGATACGGAATAGAAGAAGTAGCTTGGGACGAGTCTGTTGCGAAAGTTGCATATGGACATAGTGTTGATATGAAGAAAAATGATTATTTTGACCATACTTCACCGACACAAGGAGATCTAAGCAAACGACTTAGTAAAGGGGACGTCAAATATACTAAAGCTGGTGAAAATATCGCCTATAACTATGTCGATAGTGCAGCAGCAGTAGAAGGTTGGCTCAACTCTAAAGGACATAGAGAAAATCTACTAGATGGTTCATATACCTATATGGGTGCGGGAACATATCGAAAATACTATACGCAAAATTTTATTATTAAATAA
- the cyoE gene encoding heme o synthase, producing the protein MNQIEKTGELSASRFTVRDFTELVKIGIVNSNTITAFTGMWLAFQLNGISFIQNVDVIFFTIVGSALIVAASGAFNNVIDRDIDGIMERTKNRPTMTGKISGKRALMVALVLGVVGTIMLFMTTWQAGVLGVIGVFLYVVVYSLYAKRKLVSNTVIGSFSGAVPPLIGWFAVEPSFSIVPIMLFLVMFCWQPPHFYAIAIKRKEEYAAAGIPMLPVVKGIERTKKSMFFWVILLTILPFFMFELGIVYVVLATLLNIGWLALSIYGFKMEDSIKWAKWMFVYSLNYMTILFVAMVVISIFL; encoded by the coding sequence GTGAATCAGATAGAAAAGACTGGGGAGTTATCGGCGAGTAGATTTACTGTCCGTGATTTTACCGAGCTTGTGAAAATTGGTATCGTGAATTCCAATACGATTACTGCTTTTACAGGAATGTGGTTAGCCTTTCAGTTAAATGGAATTTCTTTTATTCAAAATGTAGACGTGATATTTTTTACTATCGTCGGTTCAGCACTTATCGTAGCTGCTTCGGGCGCTTTTAACAATGTCATCGACCGTGATATTGACGGAATTATGGAAAGAACAAAAAACAGACCAACAATGACCGGGAAAATTTCTGGTAAGCGTGCACTAATGGTTGCGCTTGTGCTAGGTGTTGTCGGTACAATTATGTTATTTATGACAACTTGGCAAGCAGGAGTTCTTGGCGTTATCGGGGTCTTTTTGTATGTAGTCGTTTATTCGCTATATGCAAAAAGAAAACTAGTTAGTAATACTGTAATTGGTAGTTTTTCAGGCGCTGTCCCGCCGCTGATTGGTTGGTTTGCAGTCGAACCATCATTTAGCATCGTACCAATCATGCTGTTTCTCGTAATGTTTTGTTGGCAACCGCCGCATTTTTATGCGATTGCGATTAAACGGAAAGAGGAATACGCAGCTGCTGGAATTCCAATGTTACCAGTAGTAAAAGGCATTGAACGTACAAAGAAAAGCATGTTTTTCTGGGTGATTTTATTAACTATCCTACCGTTCTTTATGTTTGAACTAGGCATCGTTTATGTTGTTTTAGCAACGTTACTGAATATCGGTTGGTTAGCACTTAGTATTTACGGCTTTAAAATGGAAGATAGTATTAAATGGGCTAAATGGATGTTCGTTTACTCATTAAATTACATGACAATTTTATTCGTAGCAATGGTAGTTATTTCGATTTTCTTATAA